TCCTGTTTTATTGTAACTCATGTGTGTTGTATGTTTTAAAACAGCAATTAGGTCTAAGATTAGTTATTCCCTCAGTTAATTTTGTGAGCATTGGCTGAGCTATAGCAGCAGAGTAGCTCTGAATATGAAGGACAATTATGACTCAGTGTGCATGTGATATTAGCATGCTGGAGAAAGCCTTGTTGGGTTATAAAATACAACATGATTTGGCACTGGCTTAACTCTTCCACAGTAGAACTGTTTAACCATTAAAGAGAGGATGGAAGATATCAAATTTGTGCTATCTCTACAGAGAGAAAAAAACAGTGATTCACCACTGAAGAGGTTAGTTAACCATCAACCAGAGACACGCCACCTCTTCTCTGGTTAGCGGCACGAGGGAAGGAGGCCAATTCACGTCAGGCTCTTGCGAGGTCTCCATCAATTCAGGGAGCTACCTCATGTCTGGGTGGAGCCAGGCTGCAAAAAAGAGGGAGAGGGTCACTCACTGGAGGTGTGCTGGGGtgtgagaagaagaaggagggtgGGGGCCACAGAAGCTTCTTGGACAAGTCTTTCTGTCACACTGTCAGGTAGTGGTGAATTTGTTTGTCCAAAGAGCAAGCAGAGATGGACATGGCCGACTACAGCGAGGCTTTGGACCCAGCATACACCACGCTGGAGTTTGAAAACATGCATGTGCTTGCTATGGGTGCAGGTGAGTCCCATATATGCAACTGGGGTGCTGAACTTTGGCATTTCTGCTGGTTTAAAACTTTGGCCAGGGCTGGACAGAAAGAGCCCCCAAGGGGCACGATGATCCTGAGCTGTGATCCTCTTCTTATCACCTGAGTTTGATACCAACAGCTGTGCACTGGGTCCACTTTAACATGTACAAGCTTGTGGCTTGTCATCCTGTTAGGTTGATTTCACCGGTTTAATTTTCACTCCGCGTTTGAGTGACTTTGAGTAGAACGGTCATTCTTCTCCTGTTACACAGACAGTCTGTTCCCACACTGTCTATAatcattaaaacatgttttttaatacaTCAAGCGTTTGAACATGCATTTTCCCATGTAAAGCCTGATTCTAAACACAAAAAGAAGTCAGAAATCTCTCTGCTGAGTCATTGTTCATGTCAGAGCTGTGTGTTTTAATCAGTAGATGTGTCATGGTATGCTGTGATTGATTGAGCCAGTCTGGGGACTTGCAGGAAAACTGTCTCCACTGATTTGCCTTTAGAGATTGAATCAAATCTACATCAATTATTCTCTGTTGACACTGTCTAAGCTACTCAAGGAGTTCAACTATCCTCATAAACAATTATGAGTGATGGTTTCATCAACCATTGACCACACCGATCATTGTGTTTGCTAAAGTCTTTCACACCTTCTTATACTATGcttaactttgaattttggcacaCTGCACAATTCTCATGTCTCCTTTCCTCCCTCTCAGACTCGTCACCAGCTGAGAGCACCAACATGAGCTCCTCTGGCCACTTAACGGCAGGCAGCCTGTGTGCCATATGTGGAGACAGAGCCACCGGCAAGCACTACGGCGCATCCAGCTGTGACGGCTGCAAAGGTTTCTTCAGGCGCAGCGTCCGCAAAAACCACATGTACTCGTGCAGGTGGGATTCAAATGCAGCCTCGTATGTGTCAAGTGTCTTTTACGACTGAATGACAGCACACATGCATTTGTCTCACTTTGCAGGTTCAATAGACAATGTATTGTGGATAAAGACAAGAGAAATCAATGCAGATACTGCAGACTCAAGAAGTGCTTCAGGGCTGGCATGAAGAAAGAAGGTACGAGACGTGAATCTTGACAAAGCAAATTAAATCAGCATGCACATTTTCTGGGAAACTGTTGGTTGAAAAAGATGTAAAATAAATTGACACCACACAGCTTGGGTGTGTTGCAACAACTAGAAGAGTAATATTTGTTAATGATCACTCCACGGGGCGATGAAGTCTCTGGCCAGCTTATGCTGAGCAAACATCTCTGAGCAATAATAGCCATATACTGATAATCATCCAGCCTTGGAAGACTTATTTTTCTTTGCGAATGACTGAGTGGGCTCTCTTAAGAGATCTGCAAAATGAATAGTACCGTTTCGGTAGCATTCATGTATGAATGTGTGCAGCCGTGCAGAACGAAAGAGACAGAATCAGCACCAGGAGATCCAGCTATGAAGACAGCAGTTTACCATCCATCAATGCACTCATTCAGGCAGATGTCTTGTCAAGACAGGTACAGTGATTCTTATCCAGCTGCCATTAATGAGCACCTGTTATAAACTATGCAACATGCTGATTCAACCCTGCCTCATTTAGATCACCTCCCCTGCTCCTATCCTGAACGGCGACATTCGGACCAAAAAGATCGCCACCATCATTGATGTGTGCGAGTCCATGAAACAGCAGCTTCTGGTGCTAGTGGAGTGGGCCAAATACATCCCGGCCTTCTGTGACCTGCCCCTAGATGACCAGGTAAAACTCAGACACAGTGTACATAGTTGTATAGACACTCTGGTCACTCATCAACCAGCCAACTGCTTGGACAACATCCATCCAGAGCCGTGCAGTCAAAGTATATAGATGAGCGCCTAAATAAGTTCCCTTGAAACAAGCAGCGGAAGAAATGAAGCTAAATGATTAAAACTGTGAATGAGGGGTAAAAGTTTTTCATCACCCAATCCCCTAAGCCTTCCATGCTGAGTGGTTAATGTATTTTAATCCTGAGTTAGAATATGATGAGCTTGTTTTAAAGTTATATCCCTCCCTTAAAAAAGTGCTGAATCATTAACAGTGTGATCACCAGCTCTTGGTAACTGATTTGCTGATGCTGTATTAGGCACGGGTTTGTCTTGCTCTCAGCTGAAGAACATATATTGttataaaatactttaaaaaaaaaattgtttcattACTGTGTTTCAGGTGGCATTGCTTCGAGCTCATGCTGGAGAACATCTATTGCTTGGTGCTGCAAAGCGGTCGATGCTATATAAAGATATTCTCCTATTGGGTAAAACAGACACTTCTATCAGCAATGCATCCAGGATACTGGTGCCTATGAGTCTAATCATTTCAGTAAGAGCTGTTTCTTTTGCAGGAAATGACCACATCATTCCCAGAAACTGTCCAGAACTAGAGGTGGGCCGGGTAGCTGTGAGAATCCTGGACGAGCTGGTGCTTCCCTTTCAGGAACTTCAAATAGATGACAGTGAATATGCCTGTTTGAAAGCCATAGTTTTCTTTGACCCAGGTATTTATAAACAGATAAAAGGGGTAAAAAAAGCCCTGACTGAAAAGTAGTTAAAAATGACAATGCTTCTATTGGTCCACAGATGCAAAGGGTCTTAGTGACCCGGGGAAGATCAAACGGATGCGGTACCAAGTTCAGGTCAGCCTGGAGGACTACATCAACGACCGGCAATACGACTCCCGCGGACGTTTCGGGGAGTTGCTCTTATTGCTGCCGACCTTACAAAGCATCACCTGGCAAATGATTGAACAAATTCAATTCGTCAAACTTTTTGGCATGGCCAAGATTGACAATCTTCTCCAGGAAATGCTTCTCGGAGGTGAGTCCTGTCGGATTAAGTACTGTATAACAAACATTGAACATAACAGCTGAATAATAGAACTAAGTGTTATGTTATGATTACACAAATCAGTACTGGTGTTTCATTTTCATTTGAAGATTTCAAAATCATCACACTCTGAATTGTCCTAGTGTCACTGCTCCTGGCTCTGCTTTTTGTTGGGGATGTCCCAGTAAAACACACTGGTGAGCTAATAGGCCTCATCAGTATGTTTAAAATCTTCTCGACACAATTAAATATTCTAAAGGTCTGATTTACTAaatgtttgcgtgtactaaaccctgtgcaaacttgatagcaagactccatccatccatccatccatcttcttccgcttatccgaggtcgggtcgcgggggcagcagcctaagcagggaagcccagacttccctctccccagccacttggtccaactccctccgggggatcccgaggcgttcccaggccagccgggacacatagtcttcccaacgtttcctgggtcttccccgtggcctcctaccgattagacgtgccctaaacacctcccgagggaggcgtttgggtggcatcctgaccagatgcccgaaccacctcatctggctcctctcgatgtggaggaccagcggctttactttgagttcctcccggatgacagagcttctcaccctatctctaagggagagccccgccacccggcagaggaaactcatttcggccgcttgtaaattgatcttatcctttcggtcatgacccaaagctcatgaccataggtgaggatgggaacgtagatcgaccggtaaattgggaactttgccttccggctcagctccttcttcaccacaacgatagcaagctgatctactaaatgtgtgGAAAGTGGATTGCTTCTGTTAAAGGGCAATTGCACTTTTTTGGATTTAGCACCTCTGAAAAGTATGTGCAAACGGACCCTAGGGTGTGAGAAAGAATCGATGCTTGCGCTGCTAAGGCAAACGATTGACAGAGGATCCTCTGTTAATCATGTGTGTCAATAGATTTTTGATGATCTGTCAAATCATACTTTTATAAGTTCATGGCTGCATGGTGGTGACTCAAAGGGCAGATTAAAACTAATTAGTTTTGGTGtctgcctgtatttttttttaatgccggtTATTTTTCTTTAAATTATCCATcgtccttccattttctaccgcttgtccctttgctggagcctatctcagcttcactCAGGCGGAAGAGGGTGTaaaccctgtacaagtcgccacctcatcacagggccaacacagatagacagacaacatttacactcacattcacacactagggccaatttagtgttgccaatcaacctatccccaggtgcatgtctttggaggtgggaggaagccggagtaaccagagggaacccacgcagtcacgggaagaacatgcaaactccatacagaaagaccctgagcccggaaattgaacccaggaccttcgtattctaAGGCACACACAGTAACCCCTGTTTAACCATGCTGCCTTTAGAAAATGTTTAATACATATTATTAACATATCTCCAATATAAAAACAACTTATTGAAGTATGCATATTTTGCGCAACTGAGCACAACTCTCCCAGAAGCACACTGtgctgaaaaaaaaaggaaaaaaaaggagtTCCATTGTAGATGCATTTTGGActgtctaaaatgcccataaaaattggtagatgtctcctgcatgtttgaaaacatagcaaacgCCAGCGGTAGGAGTCCAGAGCATGATATAATGAATGTAGGGGAAATGATCAATTGTCTCAGTAGTAATGCCCagatataccaaacatatattttaGAACACCATAGGCCTAATCTTCTAAGAACCAAATACCACTTGTTAAACAATATGTACAATCCTGtaaattgtgtgtaatatttgtgGGTGTATCTACAAAGAGTGTGTGTACATTTTATAACAAATGGTGCAGATCGCTCTATTATAAAGGAGGTTTTTGCATTAATAATTTTTTGCCTAAATAAATATTTCCCTACACATTTATTTTGTCACGCTCGTACCTGTGGGATTTTGCAGTCTTAAACAGGCAGCATCTACATTCTGTAACACCTTTTATGCAAAATGAAATCACAATCTagacaacaaaaaatatttttaacaccctGACGATGCACTCTGCCGCAAAGTGGTAGACCATCACAACACTGCAGTGAATTTGTGCGTCTGGAATAATCCAAAcgcaaaaaaatacatattgaatgttttttttgtataagAGATATATTAAAATAATGTATTTCGTTAATGAAAGCTCAAaagccattaaaaaaacaaaacaccagaatgCTTCAATTAAATTTGTTAAAATCCAGCAGTCACAAGACATCAAAAAAACAAAGAtgagaacttgttgaatcagTTCCTGATGTTGGGCAACTCATACATAATGTTGGAACAACACGGTTTTTgctgacgtttattcaatgttagggTTTTAACCCAACCTACTATGTGCACCCAACGTTACAAATCCATGCAGTCtcgatttacaaatacaactataatACAACTATAATGCAACATTgattcaaagtcagttttaaaggaaatGTATGTTTAAACAATTATGTATCAATGTTAGGGACCAGATCCCACCcgccagattgtaaataatgtaaacaattaaatgtatatactccgataattaacttgtgtgatgactgtattatgctgatagtatatatttgtaccatgaattgattgacgtggaccccgacttaaacaagttcaaaacttattcaggtgttaccatttagtgatcaattgtacggaatatgtactgaactgtgcaatctactaataaaagtttcaatgtcttgtggctGCTGGATTAAGTCAACCAGCAGCTATACATGTATGAACTGATATTGCTTGAAAAGATTATGcctatgatttttatttttaactcctTTCTCGCAGCTATTTCTGCATAACTGCCAGTTTTACATCTTTTCTAGACATAATAAAATATAGACACAAAACAGCCGAAGAAGAGCAGTTTCAGTCTTTATAAATTACACTGCCTGTGCTAAATAATTAACTTTCCATTTTCTCCTCCCACTAGCCTATTGTGGCTGTTCTGATGgttagcatatattctgcatattcattaAGACAAAGACATTAAATGGGATGCGCTCTCTATTTTGCACACTTAATTCTCTGCccacaagtttagtagatcagctttgcaagtgctatcaagtttgcatgtgtttaagCACACGCAAACCTTAGGCTCAGAGTCTACAGCTCAGTGTATACT
The DNA window shown above is from Nerophis ophidion isolate RoL-2023_Sa linkage group LG06, RoL_Noph_v1.0, whole genome shotgun sequence and carries:
- the hnf4a gene encoding hepatocyte nuclear factor 4-alpha isoform X2, coding for MDMADYSEALDPAYTTLEFENMHVLAMGADSSPAESTNMSSSGHLTAGSLCAICGDRATGKHYGASSCDGCKGFFRRSVRKNHMYSCRFNRQCIVDKDKRNQCRYCRLKKCFRAGMKKEAVQNERDRISTRRSSYEDSSLPSINALIQADVLSRQITSPAPILNGDIRTKKIATIIDVCESMKQQLLVLVEWAKYIPAFCDLPLDDQVALLRAHAGEHLLLGAAKRSMLYKDILLLGNDHIIPRNCPELEVGRVAVRILDELVLPFQELQIDDSEYACLKAIVFFDPDAKGLSDPGKIKRMRYQVQVSLEDYINDRQYDSRGRFGELLLLLPTLQSITWQMIEQIQFVKLFGMAKIDNLLQEMLLGGSANEAPHAPHSLHPHLVQEHLSSNVIVTSNMSTPIHNGQISTPETPIPSPPTASSSEHYKIAQGVIATVPKQQTSIPQPTITKQEAI
- the hnf4a gene encoding hepatocyte nuclear factor 4-alpha isoform X1; the encoded protein is MVNVNTQASSSMELPFDSSPAESTNMSSSGHLTAGSLCAICGDRATGKHYGASSCDGCKGFFRRSVRKNHMYSCRFNRQCIVDKDKRNQCRYCRLKKCFRAGMKKEAVQNERDRISTRRSSYEDSSLPSINALIQADVLSRQITSPAPILNGDIRTKKIATIIDVCESMKQQLLVLVEWAKYIPAFCDLPLDDQVALLRAHAGEHLLLGAAKRSMLYKDILLLGNDHIIPRNCPELEVGRVAVRILDELVLPFQELQIDDSEYACLKAIVFFDPDAKGLSDPGKIKRMRYQVQVSLEDYINDRQYDSRGRFGELLLLLPTLQSITWQMIEQIQFVKLFGMAKIDNLLQEMLLGGSANEAPHAPHSLHPHLVQEHLSSNVIVTSNMSTPIHNGQISTPETPIPSPPTASSSEHYKIAQGVIATVPKQQTSIPQPTITKQEAI